TGAGTAGTCTCATGCTCAGAGTCCAAGTCTCCTTTCCTAGCTCTGCCCTCAGGAGCAGGGACAACCAAGTCTTACATGCTCCGGGCTCCAGAAGCCACAGAGTGACAGCAAGAAGCTGTTGTCATGGATGGGCGGTGGGTGGGCACATTATCCTGAGGCCTCCTAATCCCATTTTCTGCTTTCATGTtaatcctcttcctccttctgtctACCACACACTGAACTCCCAGGGCACTGACCCAGAGAGCCGGGCCCCACCTCCCCCAGTTGAAGGCCCTATTCCCTCTGGTGGGAGGGCGGGGCagggcggggtggggcgggggctgCAGAGCCAAAGGGTGGGCAGTCCAGCTCGTGCCTTGGTCCTCCGCAGTTGACCTGGATGTTCTTCCAGGCCAGGCCATGGATAACACTGAGGGCTCAGCTCgctaataaataataacaatgacagCATCAGCCAGTATTTCCTAAGCATGTACCGTTTGCTGACCCTGGCTAAGGCAGGATTTTATTCAGTTTCCGTAAGGCTGCTGTGAAGCAGATTATCCATCTGAAATTTgtggatgaggaaatggaggctcagggaggttgtCATGAACCAGATCACACTGAGCAAAAAGCAGAACTGTCTGGGACTCCTGCCCAGCTCTGGCTGGCTCCAGAGCCTCACAGGGAACCACTAGGTCACACTACCCTCCTGCACTGCTTCCTCAATTCAGGAACGCAACTGGGGGATCCTTTCCCCAATTCGGAAAAGGATCCCTTCCCAATCCCCACCTTTGCCTTCCCTCCTCTGGCGCATGTCACCTGAGGCTTCAGTTGGGTGAATATATTTTTTCCGTTCACTACACCTGGGTATCACTAGCATTGCAGTGGAGTAGGAAGAATGTGGCTTGGTGGGTGGAAGGGGAGGTGGCATGTGTTTCTGGCTGAAACAGGTGGCTCCCTGTGAAAGGTCATTTGGGAGAGGAATGATTTTGCTTCAGGCTTTCCTTTACCTCCCCTTTCTTTCTGGCACTCCATCCCTTCTCCATTCCCAGTTGCAAATGCCCTTCTCTTGACTCTGCAGGACTGAGTCTGGCCATTTTTGCCCCCAGAAATAGGTTCTGGGACAAGGCTCACTCACTAAGGAAGGAGCCGTCCATCATCCCCTTCAGCCACTGTGTGTGAGTCTTTCTAAAAAGATGTTATGCCTTGCGGGACCTCCATTTCAGTTTGTCACACACTCACAGGAAGGAGGCGCTTCCCTAACTGTAGCTTACACCCTTCCTGCTGCAATGGGTCCCTTCTTGGAGGCAGCACTTAGTACTACCGGACAGAGCGCAGGCTTGGAGGAAGGCTGGATTAGAATGCTCACTAAAACACTTAGCAGCTGTGTTACCTGGGCTTCAGTTTTCCGGGCTGGAATTGGAATAATTTTGTACCTTGCTGAGGCCAGAGCCTGGTCCTCTGGAAGTATTAtttccctctgtccctctccaGGGGCTGGTGAACCCCTCATCTGGAAATCTCTCGAAGCCAGGAAGGCAGTGCTTAATTCACTTTGGTCTTTTTCCCCCAGAGTCCTGTGGTTCCTGGGCCCTGCGGGCCTCTCTGCTGGTTATTACTGGGTCCTTGGGTCCCTCTGGACTGTGCAGCCCTCACACACTTCCtggcccagccccctcccctcaGGTTCTCATCACTTCTGGCCCTGCCTTGTGCCTCCTTGGTGGATGCGGTTCCTCCGGCCCTCAGAGCCCCACAGGCCATATGACAGTTGGAGGGTAATAGAGGATTGTGTAAAGTCCAGTACTGGATTGCGTGGGGTGGGCTATGCATGTTGCATGGAGTGAGTTCAGCTAGGGAAGGAGGCCCCAGGGTGATGGAAGCTGAGGTCCTCCTTCGAGAGATAAGAATGGTCTGAGGGTGGTGAGCACGGCAGGATTTGGCTGCGTTGTCATGGTGTGAGGCTTTGTGGAGGCTCTGCCTTTACCCTCCACCCACAATCACCAAGCCCAACACCAGAGGCAAGATGTGGGGTGTGTGGGCTGGGGATGGCAGTGGCGAGCTGCAACCCTGAGGATCAGAGAGGCCACTATGACGAGGGCTCCAGAGGTAATACGGCTCCTCAATCACCTTGAACTACAGGGACGTCTTGTTATGTGAGAAATTACACCAACCACGTCTGTTGAGGAGAAATCGGGTTAAAGTTTGGTTATTCTTTCTAAAGCCTCCAAAGGTTTGTGCCATCCAGAATATTCTAGAAGTAGAACGGTGTATAGGACAGAAGATATGGGTTTCAAGTCAGAAGCCCTGCATTCATGGCGGGGCTCTCTGGCCTCCGTGTGATCCCGAACCTGCAGGTTCTTGTTTTCGCTCTGGGCTTCGATACAGCCCGGCTAGACCTTCCCTCCTAAAATTGACAAAGTGGAAGCTGGTCTTTCCACAGACCCTCCTTTCTTCTGAATGTTCATATATTTCATGTTCAGAGAAAGACTCAGAAAAGCTTAGTGCCCGTGACCTTGTGGTGGGCCCAGGCCAGGTCCAACCCTGGGCAGAGGTAAAGCTGACCCACCAGCAGGTTGTTCGGGTGCTCCTGGTGACCCCTTCATGGCTGACATCTCACCATGAGGACATTACTCCACTGTGTTAGGGCTTCATACATAAGAAGCTGGTCTGTAAAAATGAGAACTTCCTTGGGGGAAAAGGGAGTCCCCATGTCTTTTTTGGGGACACGATGTGGAGGACCCAGCAGGAGGTGGGCACCATGGGTGGGAGCAGGGCCTGAAAACACTTTGTGATGACTTCAGGGTTTGCTGCTGAGATTTCATTCATCTTCCCCTGTGTCACATGCATCCCCACAAACATATACCAAGGATATAACTGAGGACCAAGAAGTCACAACCTAAGAAACTATCACTAGGGAAGAGTTTGCTGTGAAACATCACTTtattaactaattttattttattttttacaaaaataaacaatttaaccAATAAGAAGTACAAAAGATTCTGGATATTCAAACTCGAGGAAGGGGGAAAGCCTGGTTTTGGCTGCTTTGCGGCTTTCATTGAAAGCAAATGAGGCAGAAAGGCCCCggccccacccccgccccaggTCCTGGCTCAAACCGCACCTGCTCCCTGACCCCAGTCTTGGCTCATGCTGAGGTGTGCACCTCTGCCCCTGACCCCTGGGCTGGCCTGGGAGTGTCCCCTGTCGGGAGGTCAGAGACAGCCCCCCCAGGTACAGAATCACCCACATCCTGGAGCATCCCCCGCCAAGTCTCCTGTCCAGACCTAAGCTGAGAGAACACTCCACGATGGATTGTCCCCACGCAGCTCCCCCGCCTGCTGTGGCatgtgcagcagcagcagcaggggctTTAGCTACATTCTCACACTATTGAACACAGTGATGGGGCTGCCCACGGAACTGTCCCAGGGAGGGGCACAGCCCCCACTGGGGAGACTAGCCCGGGCTTGCTTACAGCCCAGAGGGTTGGAGAGGCAGTCATCCCCCCATGATTCCTGGACTAGGAGCCAGCAGTCCCATAGCTAGGCTGATAAACTCACATTTTAACATTTGGCATTATTGCACGTTTGTCCTGGTCACATCGGTCTGTCTGGGATGTCAGCTTTGTCTGCAGGGGTTCCCAGGTGACATGCAGCGCTGCCAGTGCAAGTCACTCCCTCCACAGGCAAGCCCAGCTGCTGAGGATAGTCAGCTGGTCAGCCGAGCCCTCAGATAGGTCAGCCAGAGGCCTTCACATATGTGGTCTTGTTGGGATCAGGGACCACTTGGCTCCATCCAGTCTTGAAAAAGACCAGCTGCcgacctggggggcagaggtgagAGGTAACAGGGCTGGATGTTTCTCTTCCTGGAGGCAGGACCATTCTCTCTAATTTGACTGCCTTGAAGACACGTATACCTCTCTCTCATCATCTCAGCACCCCCTCTGACTTCCGATGGATCACTATCTATCAACCTCCAGAGAGGTCCTGCCATCTCCCTTGGAAGGGCTTCTCCCACTGGCTCACCTGTCCAGGTGGTCTGGTTGGTGACCACAAAGGCCCGACACTGGGCATGGCTCTCACAGACATCCATGGCCTCAGCCAGGTTGAACACTGAAAGGAGGCAGCTCCCGTGGTGGTAGGATGGCCAGCAGCGGTAGTCTTCCTGGGGGATGGTGCTGTCTGGGATACGCTGGTACTCTGTGGGTTGGGGATGGAGTAAAATGAGAACTCTGTATGCCCAGGTTTGAGTGCCCAGGGATGTGTCACTTTCTGGAAAGGGCAGCAAGACTCATTTCCTAGGTGAAAGCTGAAGTCCAGCCCGGCCCTCTAGCACGCAGATGAAGGCAGCTACCACTGTTGAAACAGGGCTGACTGCTCAATAAAGACAAAGCACAGACTTGGTTTTCAGGAGACACATATTTCCCAAATCTAAGGGCACATAGCTTGGTCAGGCAGTACAAGATAGCAGGCACATGCAAGGGGTACAGACATATATAGGGACACATAAAGTCCCAGCTGTCTAAGCTAATTGCTGAGGCCAGGACATTTTAGACAGTTAGAGCCAGGCTTCTCAAACTTCAATGTGCATGTGAATTACCAAGGACTCTTGTTAAAACgcagattctttttcttttttttttttgatggggtctcactctgttgcctagactagagtgcagtgacacaatcatagctcactgcagccttgaaatcctgggctcaagggatcctcccatctcagcctcccgaagtgctgggattacaggtgtaagccaccatgtccaaccaaatgaaaattctgattctgtaggtctgggGTGGAACTGAGAATCTGTACTTCTAACCAGCATCCAGTGTGGCCTGCAAGGGTTCAGAGCAACCCTCATTCACATTTTCTCCTGGCCTTGGGGAGAGAGGTTAGGCAAGTTCCTCAGAAGGGCCTGGGATGGAAGGGAGTCAGGGGTTTTTGAAGTTAAGAGGCATGCAAATggactaaaatgcaaaaaatccaTGGCTagagtggggagggggctggaggGAAAATCTGAGATCTCATTCTACAGAGACAGCCTCAGAAGCTCTGAAAACTCACAATCAGTGAGCTGCTCAGCTGCTGGTCTCTTGTTTGCTCCTGTCTTTCCCACTGCCTGGAGAGCCCCAGCTCTGGACTGATAATGCAGAAGCCCTGGGCCTCTGGCCACCCCGCCCTCCTGCCTCCTTCTACCAGGGACTAGACCAAAGTCCAGGGCTGACTGTGATTTACAGCCCCATAAACGGCATCCTCAGGGACAGAGCCAGCCATTGTTCACCTCGTTAAACTTTATTTACAGGGCTAACAGGGCTCCCCCACCCCTAAGACTAGCCAGAACTCCTTCAATATGGAGCCTGCTCACCCCTCAACCCCTGCCAACCCCAGCTAAACCCCAGGGCTTCAGCAGAAGGACCACAGCCTGAAACCAGTGGCCAGAATTCTCCCCCTGCCCTGGGGCTTCTTGGCTGGTTTCAGTGTGTGCCTTCCCTAATATCCAGTGCCCTTCTAGCCCTGGGAGgttagaggaaggagagagaagcaaaCATATACTGCGTTCCAGCTGTGTCATAGGAACTGCACTAATTGCTTTCACACATTTCACCTGACATTTAATTCCCATAAGAATTTGGTGAGGTGGGTAACAGTGAACCcaattcacagatgaggaaagtgaggttcAAGgggtaacttgctcaaagtcatatAGCCAGTACATGATAGGGTTTGGAGCCATCCAGAGTAGGGGTGTCAGTGCCCAACCCCAGGTTGAAGGCAGAATTATAGTTGCTCTAGCTCAGCTAGAGATGGAACCTCAAATTACTCCATGTCAGCCCCTCCATGATTCTATGTGAGCCCCTACAGTGGCCTTTGGAGACAAGGGGCCCCAGAGAAAGGGTGAGCCACTTAGTCTAATTGGGTGGGGTCATTCACCCTCCCACCTGTTTCTCGCTTCCCTGTGGATCAGGTTGGGGCCACTCACCGGTACTGCTGCTTGCCGTGGAGTTCTGCAGATACTGCCCGCTCCGGTACAGGTGCAGCACCTTCTCCAGCTGGGCCAGGGTCTCGTCCACCCCCCAGGCGAGCTCTCCTGCAGAGTGCAGTGTGGCTAAGACAGGATGCCTGGGGCTCCCACTCCTCCCTGAAGTCAGCAGCCAGCtgctcccacctttgcctccacAGCCTGTGCCCCAGTGAACAGAGGGCCAGGGAGCGGGGAGGTTGCGGCAGAATGCCACCTTAGGAAGTGATGGTTTCTAGACCCCCTGCTGCCCTGGGttatttttctccccatttttgctggcgggtgggggtggggtaggtGCCTGGAAGCAGATGGGCCCTGGAGAGCTCACCTGTGGCGTTGACGATGCTGTCCAGCAGAGGACGCAGTGAAGGCGGGGCACTGTGAGGCAGGAGGTATGTGAAGAAAAACCTGCGGCAGAGGGAAACCAGTGGCTCAGGAATCCAGCCTTTGGAGACACATCCTTCCTCTATTCCAACCCGGGGTAGAACGCTAACCTGGCCAGGGAGCCCGATCCCTCAGGCCTAGCAACCAGGCAGATCGCCGTGAAGTCTACTCAGCCTCGGGGGAGGGTTCTGGGCACATGCTAAGACCACACCTAACTTCATACTAACAGAAACCAGGGGCCTGCTTCCCACCCCTTCCCAGGACTTGCCCACCTCCCAGCCCCACATTATCCCGACTGACCCCCGGTGTCAGAGCAGCCCCATGGCTGGGGCCCAGTGAGGAATTTCCCAGAGCACAAGGGCCCGGGTGGGAAGGGAAAAGTGCCAGTTCCACCAGCCCTAGGCTCCCAGTCCAACACTATTTTAAGAAGCCTCCAGCTGCCACCCCCTAACACGGATTCTCCTTGGAGCTGTCTATTTTTAGCCTCTCCATCAGAAGCCTGAATGTTCCCTTCTGGACAGGGTAGAAGCCTTCCCTTGCTCTGGTCAAGGCTGAGTCTCCCTGCCCAGCTGGCCTCCACGTTGGCTCTCTTCCTGCCATGCCCTCCTGGCCCATTCTCCTTCGATGGAGTTCCTGAGTCGGGGGTGGAGGTCACCTGTAGGCATTATAGAGATTCCGCTTCTCGTTCATGCCCTCGCACCAGCCCTGGGCTGAGCAGGGCAGGGTGAAGTTCCTGGCCGGAAACTCGAGTATGCAGTCGGTGCTGCCTGCACACGGCGTCTCCTCCACACGTGCGTCATCCAGGTCCGTTACTTTGAGCTCCCCATCCACCAGCACAAACTGCCGAGGGCGGAAGTCCAGCAGAGTGACGGAGCCCAGTGGTGAGTGGGCCAGGTGGTGGAGGAGGCGGCCCAGGCTCAGGCAGATCTGAGGGGCACAAGAAAAGACTGCTCACTGCTTTTCTCCTGGGTGGGGGTCTGTGGGACTCGAGGGCACCCTCCTTTTGGAATCTGAACTTCGCTTGTGGGGGTTGGCACTTCTCTTCTATAGGCCCCAGGGCTCCACAAATGCCAAGGTCAGCAGCCTTAGAGAGGAGGCCAGTGATTTTCTATTAACTCTCGGCTGGCCTGACCCTGCAAATGATATGGAGTGGGTGGGAAACCGCAGCAGCAAGGGTCTGGGGATAATGCATCTCTTCCCTGAAGTTGCATCCTGAATGTAGTTTTAGTTCAGTGTGAATGTAGTTTTAGTTCAGTGTATGGAAATAGCGGGAGGGTCGAGATGGTATTAAGGTCTTTCCTAGTTCTAGGACACTGGCGCTCCTGCAGTCAGGCTGAGTGTGTGAGTGCTCTCCTCTTTAAGGTGCCAGCCCCCACAAGCTGGTGTGTACACGCGCATaaggaggggtgaggagggcaAGAGCACAGCATGTCGGGATCCTTTAAGTCTTGCTTCTTTTTTGAACCCTTTGGCCGGTGGCTGAGTCAGCCTGTGCgccttcttcccctccctctccctgggtGGAGGAGGAGTGGGAGCTGCTTTGGAGGGCTGGCCTTCTAAGGCAGAACCATCCTAGCAAGGAGCCCAGGGCCCGAGCCCTCCTCTGAGCTCACTCGGAATCGATCTTCCCAGGAAGTTTGCAGCAGCTGGATCATTTCTACAGGGGCGCCCAGCTCCGTGATGGTGGTCAGGGTGTCTGGGATGTCCTCGCTGTCCTGGTAGCAGTAGCCATAGAGCTGGGGAAAGCCGAGGGCAGGTCATTAGGtcacagggtgggggtggggacagggaaggGCTGGACTGTCAggttccccctctctctccccccactATCCCCAGGCCTTTGCTTCAGCtcaggccagaagagaatggcAGTGTTGCCTGGGAAGCATGTCCTCTCTGCCCTGCAGTCAGACTTCCTACTGACCATGTCAGCCCCTCACCCCTTCCGACTCAGGTAAATAGGCAGGTCTGGCCACTGTGAGTTAACCACGTGACAGGTACCATGCTAAATTGCTCTATGTGCATAACTCAATTATTGTAATAACCCTAATGGGCAcagtaggtgctattattatctccaaCTTCAGGTGAGGAGGctgactcagagaggttaagttgcTTGCATAAAGTCGCACAGCTGATCAGTGTAGGAGCTAATATGTGAATTTGTGCCACTCGGATTCCACAacgtatttttatttatttattttattttatttttatttttattttttttttgagacagcctcgctctgttgcccaggctggagtgcagtggcatgatctcagctcactccgcctcctgggtgcgggcgattctcctgtctcagcctcccgagtagctgggattacaggcgcttgccactatgcccagctaatttttgtatttttagtagaaaaagggtttcaccatgttggccaggctggtctcaaactgctgacctcaagtgatctgcctgccttggcctcccaaagtgttgggattacaggcgtgagccactgtgcccggccacaatcTGTTTTTTCTAAGAATGCTGTTTGGTAATACACAAGCCAGCATACGGTTGGGCATtatccttcctcccctcctcgaATCTGTATCTATCCCTCATCATTTCTACCTTCTGGCAGCTTCAATTTTCTCTGCGTGGGTCTTGAGGGAGGAAAAGCAAGTTCACTTAGATATTGGTAACTAGTGTTGATAAGAACAAGGTACCTAAGGGCACAGCCCCAGGTGTGTTTTGCATATGAGTGATGTGTATCAGTGGGGTTGGTAGTGAGTGATGACTCCTCCTGGAAGATCAGTTCTTTTGGGGTTACGGTCACAGGGAACTGCCCACTCTATGTCATCTGGGGAGAAGCTCTGCACTGCCCAGGGACTTCTGGGAAGCACAGCCTGACTGTCACTACCACCTTAACAGCACCCACAGGCTTCCCCCTGGCTCTTCCAACATACTCCACAGCAGCTAGGGGCTCGTACGGTGCTCAAAACAACCAGCACCCTGTGGGGTAGAAACACAAAGGCCGAGTTGTCCAGGCCCGACTCAGGGAGAGGAGAGCTATGCGGTGGAGGGGTGGATATCCCTGTGCACTGTCACCCTCATACCATCTTTCACACCCTCCCCAGAGCCACTCCAGGTCCTCACATGTCCTCTTCCCGCCCTAGGAGGGCCCCCTCAGCTCCCCGTCATCCTGCTGGCATGGGGGAAGGCCTCACTCTTGGGCTGTGACTTGGGGGGCCAGGGCAGCTCCAGGCACCCTCTTCTCTCTCCACCCCCTCCCCATCAGTCCAGGGAGGCCCCAGAccctggtggggtggggggaaggtaAGGGGAACAGCCCGGGGGCCTGGTTCTCATTTTCTTGCCCAGAGTCTGAGCCTTTGTGGGAAACTTCTGAAGGTTATTAAACACCCGGAGGTCGTTAAATGCGCTGTTAACGAGGTATTAATCAACACccctcaggaaaaaataaaaagacaccaTTAACCCCCCCCAGGAAGCGTGAGGCTGAGCATTTCAGTCACATCTTTTGTTTGGTTGGGAGAAGAAATATACTCTAGCAGGGCCAGAATCTGGGCCCAGGCAGGCCTGGGGGCCCATCCAAGGCCTGGGGGCCCTAGGATGACTGtggtgtgttgggggtgggagaggtggggagaggtTGAGGGGAGGGAAGACCCTTGTGCCCTTTGGCCCTGGGCTATAGAGGAGTCAATCACGTGAgggagtgtgtgtgcgtgtgtcagGGGCGGGATGGGGAGGGGTCAAAGAAAATGGATAGAAAGATCTTGCCCAGGCAATCCCCATGACCAGAGAAAGCACTGGGAGGTGCAGAATGGGGCCTGCGAGCCTGGGCATTTTCTATTAGAATCCACAGCACCAATTCTGGGCTCCTCAGAGAGGGAGGGTGGTGGGCCCGCACCACTAGGAACTCTAGAAATGTTCTCTGACTCCTCCCCAGTTGAGCAAACAGTCAAAtggttttgaaattttaaataactcaGAGGTATTAAAGCAGCATTATTTCTAGTTCCCTGTACACCTGCCCTGAAGCCTCCTGGGCAGGAAGACCCCACTGTAGGCTTCCCTGCCAGCAAAGACAGCCGTGTCGAGGAAGCCAGAGCGACACTGGCCTGGAGGTCAGAAGACGAATCGGAGAGAGCCATCCTCAAAGCAGTCCCTAAACTCACACTAAAGGGCCCCCCCACTTTTCACTTTTCCTGGGTAGAAAGGACCTGTGACCCCATCTCTCTTAGCAACCCTTGTGCCCTGGTACCACTAACTCTCGTCTGGGACTCTACAATAAAGAGTCACACAGCTAACCCCAGACAACCCTGGTCTTGGTTTGGTGAGGGAAGGGTGAAAACTATTctgttgtaattttttctttggtGCCTTCAGAATTGGGCTGGGGGCCTGACATTTCAGAGGAGGACTGTCCCGTGATATATATGTGGGGCATTAGCTGAATGCTTGTCAGAAGTTTGAGCTGGCGGGAAGAGTGAGGGACAAGTTTCTTAAAAGATAGGAAAGCACATCAAACATCAAACCTGTCTGAAGGGAGAGGGGTCTTGAGTCAAGTAACTAAGACTTTATGTCCTGCTAAGTCACTCAAGACCTCTCCACTCCCTCAGGATCTGGCTGACACCCTAGAGTTTCCAAAAAGTTCCCAAAAGTCCCTGGGAAGTAAAGAGTACAAGATCCTCCCAGTGAGAATGGCCACGTAACCAGGGGCTCACTCCCTGAAGCTGCAGACACAGTGTGAGCTGTGCAGCCAGGCTTCACTACATGCAAGTGTTGGTTCTGCCCGAGCTCCTGAGACCAGTTTGGGGCCCAGGGCCCGGTCCCAAGTGTCTGACCAGGGTTGGGGAATACAATGGGGGAGGGGGAGACCGGGAGCCAACAGGAGTATAAACAGCTTTTGGGCCAGTCTCTCCTGCTCTACGATGCCCACGCATCTCCCTCCAGGGCTGGGGTGCCATCTCACTcctaaggaaaggagagagggactCCTGGGTTTCCAGTCATTTCTGCTGGGTGCAGAAAGGTTAGTTTGAGTGGGCTGGTAGGTGGAAGGTGTGTGCAAGATTCATCCGTTGGGGAGGCTGCACACACCCATGTTCACCAGGCCAACAGCGGTCAGGGATTCCCCTCTCAGTTTGCTCAGACACGTGCAAAGGGAATAGTCTGTCTAATCTTAGGATGGAGGCAGACCTGAGAGAGAGGACGTGGAGTGTTAGGGCGGTGCTGGGACTGTGAGAGGCCCACTCTGAGTCTAGCTTGGAGGGGACAAGGTGGGGGTTTCAGCTCTCCCCTGTGTCTCCAGCGAACAGGCGAGGCAGAGTCCCATTGAATAGGAACCTGAGCATTCGGCTTTCTCAACCTTCCAGCCTCTTGGCTATCTATATACACTCAGACAGTGTGACATTTAGATCCTCAGGCCGCCAGTCTGTCCACTGAGCTGAGACCTTGAGGCTTCTCCAGGGGCTCAAGGACCCACTTTAAGGCCTGGGGAACCCTTGGTTCACTTCTGGGAAGGACTGTGTTCCCTTTTTCTAGCCTGCTCCCCAGCCCTCTTCCAGTGTCTTCTGGGTGGCGctggaggtgggtgggtgggtggggagactATAGGAATCAAGCATGACACATGGTCTCTTTCCAGCTCTTCCCAGCCCCATTGCTGTCCCGTCTCATtttcaaaaccagacaaatcactGGAAGTTGAGAGAAGTTCCATCAAGAAGTGGGACTTTACCACACAGTTGGAATTCTGATTCAAGTGTCTTGGCTTAGGGTCATTTTGGCTTGGGGTAATATCCCTGATGTTCAACCTCCTAACTCCAGCCCGGAGTAGAGTCCTAAATCCTAATGGACTGCCCCACCCCCTGAGTTTTGGGAGCCTCTGTCCTGGCCTGTCTTTCAGAGGTGTGGAAGCCGAGAAACCCAGGAGTTCTTTGGTAAAGGGACGCCCACCCAGGAGTGAGAAGCAGGGTGGTGCA
This genomic window from Pongo pygmaeus isolate AG05252 chromosome 12, NHGRI_mPonPyg2-v2.0_pri, whole genome shotgun sequence contains:
- the PKDCC gene encoding extracellular tyrosine-protein kinase PKDCC isoform X1; protein product: MRRRRAAVAAGFCASFLLGSVLNVLFAPGSEPPKPGQSPEPSPAPGPGRRGGRGELARQIRARYEEVQRYSRGGPGPGAGRPERRRLMDLAPGGPGLTRPRPPWARPLPDGAPGWPPAPGPGSPGPGPRLGCAALRNVSGAQYVGSGYTKAVYRVRLPGGAAVALKAVDFSGHDLGSCVREFGVRRGCYRLAAHKLLKEMVLLERLRHPNVLQLYGYCYQDSEDIPDTLTTITELGAPVEMIQLLQTSWEDRFRICLSLGRLLHHLAHSPLGSVTLLDFRPRQFVLVDGELKVTDLDDARVEETPCAGSTDCILEFPARNFTLPCSAQGWCEGMNEKRNLYNAYRFFFTYLLPHSAPPSLRPLLDSIVNATGELAWGVDETLAQLEKVLHLYRSGQYLQNSTASSSTEYQRIPDSTIPQEDYRCWPSYHHGSCLLSVFNLAEAMDVCESHAQCRAFVVTNQTTWTGEPVGEALPREMAGPLWRLIDSDPSEVRGGAEMMRERYTCLQGSQIRENGPASRKRNIQPCYLSPLPPRSAAGLFQDWMEPSGP
- the PKDCC gene encoding extracellular tyrosine-protein kinase PKDCC isoform X4, whose product is MRRRRAAVAAGFCASFLLGSVLNVLFAPGSEPPKPGQSPEPSPAPGPGRRGGRGELARQIRARYEEVQRYSRGGPGPGAGRPERRRLMDLAPGGPGLTRPRPPWARPLPDGAPGWPPAPGPGSPGPGPRLGCAALRNVSGAQYVGSGYTKAVYRVRLPGGAAVALKAVDFSGHDLGSCVREFGVRRGCYRLAAHKLLKEMVLLERLRHPNVLQICLSLGRLLHHLAHSPLGSVTLLDFRPRQFVLVDGELKVTDLDDARVEETPCAGSTDCILEFPARNFTLPCSAQGWCEGMNEKRNLYNAYRFFFTYLLPHSAPPSLRPLLDSIVNATGELAWGVDETLAQLEKVLHLYRSGQYLQNSTASSSTEYQRIPDSTIPQEDYRCWPSYHHGSCLLSVFNLAEAMDVCESHAQCRAFVVTNQTTWTGRQLVFFKTGWSQVVPDPNKTTYVKASG
- the PKDCC gene encoding extracellular tyrosine-protein kinase PKDCC isoform X3 — translated: MRRRRAAVAAGFCASFLLGSVLNVLFAPGSEPPKPGQSPEPSPAPGPGRRGGRGELARQIRARYEEVQRYSRGGPGPGAGRPERRRLMDLAPGGPGLTRPRPPWARPLPDGAPGWPPAPGPGSPGPGPRLGCAALRNVSGAQYVGSGYTKAVYRVRLPGGAAVALKAVDFSGHDLGSCVREFGVRRGCYRLAAHKLLKEMVLLERLRHPNVLQLYGYCYQDSEDIPDTLTTITELGAPVEMIQLLQTSWEDRFRICLSLGRLLHHLAHSPLGSVTLLDFRPRQFVLVDGELKVTDLDDARVEETPCAGSTDCILEFPARNFTLPCSAQGWCEGMNEKRNLYNAYRFFFTYLLPHSAPPSLRPLLDSIVNATGELAWGVDETLAQLEKVLHLYRSGQYLQNSTASSSTEYQRIPDSTIPQEDYRCWPSYHHGSCLLSVFNLAEAMDVCESHAQCRAFVVTNQTTWTGRQLVFFKTGWSQVVPDPNKTTYVKASG
- the PKDCC gene encoding extracellular tyrosine-protein kinase PKDCC isoform X2, which codes for MRRRRAAVAAGFCASFLLGSVLNVLFAPGSEPPKPGQSPEPSPAPGPGRRGGRGELARQIRARYEEVQRYSRGGPGPGAGRPERRRLMDLAPGGPGLTRPRPPWARPLPDGAPGWPPAPGPGSPGPGPRLGCAALRNVSGAQYVGSGYTKAVYRVRLPGGAAVALKAVDFSGHDLGSCVREFGVRRGCYRLAAHKLLKEMVLLERLRHPNVLQICLSLGRLLHHLAHSPLGSVTLLDFRPRQFVLVDGELKVTDLDDARVEETPCAGSTDCILEFPARNFTLPCSAQGWCEGMNEKRNLYNAYRFFFTYLLPHSAPPSLRPLLDSIVNATGELAWGVDETLAQLEKVLHLYRSGQYLQNSTASSSTEYQRIPDSTIPQEDYRCWPSYHHGSCLLSVFNLAEAMDVCESHAQCRAFVVTNQTTWTGEPVGEALPREMAGPLWRLIDSDPSEVRGGAEMMRERYTCLQGSQIRENGPASRKRNIQPCYLSPLPPRSAAGLFQDWMEPSGP